In Syngnathoides biaculeatus isolate LvHL_M chromosome 19, ASM1980259v1, whole genome shotgun sequence, the genomic window atccgGTGGCATCCGACAGCAATTACTTGCCGACGTTCCCTATTAACTCTTTTAAAACTTTCGCATCATCGACAAACGTATTCAAACTTttcaggcaatttagaatcctcAATTGTGCCAACGTGAACGATctcggaatgtgggaggaaggcgGAGTGCCCACGCAAACGGGggggggacaacatgcaaactccacaaacggAGCCTCCGCCGCGCTGCATTGTGAGATCgacaaggaaagaaaaaaaaaaaaaaaaaggtgacgtcGTTTGTGTTTGCCAGTCGTCACGGCGCCCTTTTCCTTTTGCTTGCCCCCCTCCCGCCTCAGGGGAAGGTTCAGCGCTATACGAGGGGGAGCAGCTCGCCGTCCACGTCGAACTCTTCGGCGCTGTCGGGCGAAAAGAGGTAGGCGGGCGGCTTCCACGGGGACTCCTCCAGGCAGGACGGGTACAGCTTGCCCACGGCGCAGTGGAAGTTGTCGCCCAGCTCCCAGAGGACGCGCTCGGACACGGGCTGGCGCAGGTACCAGCGGTCCAGCTCCACGTCGTACTGGTAGATGGCGTACTTGGGCCGCTCGTGCATGAGCGTCTCACGCATGAAGACGCACAGGCCGTCCAGCAGCACCACGGCGCGCACGCACGGGTCGGAGTAGCGCTTGGCCGGGATGTTGGCGGCCTGGCGCCACTCGTTCTTGTTGACGTCGTAGATCTCCACCGTCAGCGAGGAGCCTTCCACGGCGCTGGGCGGGAGGCGCGGGCCGGCGCGCGAGCTTCCCGCCACGTGCAGGCCGCCCAGGTAGAAGATGAGGTCCCCGAAGGCGGCGGCCGAAGCGTAGCAGCGGCTGGTCTTGCGCAGGGCCATCTCCACCCAGGCGTCGGCGCGCGGCACGTAGCAGTACATGACGTCGTGCGTCAGCACGTAGATGCGGTCGTGCGCCGCCACGCACGTGCTCCAGCTCCACGCCGCCGGCAGCGGGCTCACCATGCTCCACTCGTCCTTCTGGCGGTCGTAGCGCTCCACCGTGCGCCTGTCGAGGTCGCCGCCCACGTTGTCGCCGCCGACCGCGTAGATGCAGCCGTCGCAGTACACCAGCGACGGCTTGAGACGGGCGCACAGCATGGGCGTCTTGGCCACCCAGGTGTTCTGCTGGGCGTCCAGCCAGAAGAAGCTGTCCACCGCGTCCACCACCACCTGCAGGCCGCCGCCGCGGCTGAAGGCGTTCTCCAGGACCACCTCGCCGCCGGCGATGAACACGTCGTTGTCGGGCGTGACCAGCGTGCCCACCTTCTGCAGGTTCCGCGGCGGGTTGCAGAGCTTGTAGACCTTCTCGGCCTGCGGGCTGTAGCACACCATGGCGGCGGGCACCGACGTCATCACCACCCTTATGCCCGGGGACTCCGCCAGCGCCTCCATGAAGATCAGCATCTCCTCCTTGGTCATGCCCAGGCGCGGCTTGAAGAACTTGGGCATGGACTTGTACAGGCCCTGCACCACCACCGACTTGTCGTTGGGCGGCAGGCCCTGGAACCAGGCGCGCTGCGTCACCTCCGAGAGCGCGTCGATGCGGATCTGGCTGAGCACCGACGACAGGTGCTGCGAGCGCGCCTCCATGTTGTACTCCAGCCACAGCATGGCCGCCTCGCGCACCGTCTCCTCCTTCTCCACGTTGAGATTGTCGCTGCTCAGCACGTCGACGAGCAGCTCGTGCGACAGCTGCAGGAAGGCGTCCTGCCGGTACACCGTGGGGAACTTGTGCTCCACCATGCGCTTGGCGCTCTGCTTCAGCTCGCTGCAGCTGAACAGGTCGCCGATGCTCAGCATGCGCACGCAGTTCTCCGGGTTGATCTTCTTCACCAGGTAGTCGCGGCACTGCAGCAGCGCGTCCTCCACCTGGACGGACGGGCGGGCGGCCGGGGGCCGTCGTTCAGAACCTCGCGAATTTAAACTCTTCGCGTCACGGTTCGAAAACGTAAACGCGTTGATGTCAATTCAGACATCACGCGCTACGTCGGATCGGCGCGCGAACGATTCTCGCTGACCTGCAGGAAGCAGGCGGTCTCGTAGAGCGGCTCCACGGTGCTGTCGGTGATGGCCAGGTGGCCCGTGTAGGCGTACGTGATGATGATCTGCAGCGTGGCGGCGTCCACGTTGCGCAGGCTGACGTGCGTCTGCTTGCTCTCGCTCAGCCCGCCCATGAACATCGCTCTGAGCGCAAACACGCACCtcaacaattattattataatatatacattacaTAATCCCACGACTGCAACCTTTGACATCGTGAAAACTAAATGACCAGCGATGAGACCACGGACCACACCTGACGCCCCGCCCCTGAAAGGCACATAACTAACCCACATTCTGCCTTACGTTCTTTATCAGGTCTGTCTACAGTGCTGATTTTCACTCATTTTCAAGCGGGTCTTGAACGCATCGCCGCAAGACTAAAACGTGGCCTCGGACTGAGGTGGcggagggagggggtggggtgggggtgttgttGCTCACGTTGGGGTGGTTAGCGGTGGTACGCGAGGTTAAAATCCGGTTTGCCGAATTACGGTACGCCTGCACCACTTGGGAAGATAGatgaaaattcaaatgaattgaaaaaaaaaaaaaggattttattttattttcgttATCTCGTTGTATGCGcagtcatataatgacaataaaggcttttgatatGATTTCAGGACATATCGCCGCACATCAGTCAGGAAACGAGCGGGTTCGTCCACCGGGGATGAAGCCGCTGTCCCGTCACATTTGCTGCAGTGCTCGCGCGATCATGCGGCATTATGCAAGCGACAAATGAGGCCTCCAGGGGGCTCGCGGGTCATGTACGACCCCCACCTCACCTCCGCCATCCGGCACGTACGATGCGCTGCGTTCATTTACAATTCACCTACTCATgaaattgtctgtacaacatAAAACCCGTGACCTCATCAGGCGTGACTGCGTAGTTTTCTGCTCTCACTTTAACGCTCCAAGATGGCTCCCTGCTGCCACCTTCTGAGaattctggcaaaaaaaaaaaaaaaaaaagcggaggCACCAGAGGAGGATTATTCACTACATTTATCGTTTAGCGATCAATGCCAGTGATGTATAAAGCAAGGCCGGTATAATTAGCCTTTGTATCCACCTGTTGCAAAAGTCTAGTACAGCAAATACTTTTTGCTACATTTTTCTTTAATCTTGTGctggaaactttttttgtaatatgaaaTATGTGCCTTAGGGAGGTAAaaccagctaaaaaaaaaaaaaaaaaaaatacatatccaATGATCATCATCACGCACAACAATGAATGAAAGTCTCATAGTAGcctcaaatttttaaaaaattaattagtattttatataattatattaaatatataatttgtataatttttgtAAGCAACTGCAACATTAAGCACAGTTACAAAATAAACGTgcttaaatattggaaaatttaaaaaaaatttccgtATATGCTatcagaataaataaataaattatataattttaaGCAACTGCAACATTAAGCACAGTTAGAACAAACGtgcttaaatatttgaaaattaaatatatataagtTATTATATTACACATAGAAtcaatttatataatttttgtaACCAGCTGCAACATTAAGCACAGAACATAAACGTGCTTGgacattggaaaaataaaaaagaaatacgtatatattattatattaaacaTATAATTAATTGATATAATTTGTAAGCAACTGCAATATTAAGTACAGTTTGAACACAAACGTgcttaaatattggaaaattaaatatatatatatatataagttatTACATTACACATAGAAtgaatttatataatttttgtaACCAGCTGCAACATTAAGCACAGACCATTAACGTGCTTGGAcattggaaaattaaaaaagaaatacgtatatattattatattaaacaTAATTAATTGATATAATTTTGTAAGCAACTGCAATATTAAGTACAGTTAGAACATAAACGTgcttaaatattggaaaattaaatatatatatatatatatatatatatatatatataaaatatataatttatataattttttgtaACACAGTTAGAACATAAATGTGCTTAAATATTgggggaaatatatatatatatatatatttatataagtCTTGTAAGCAACTGTAACATTAAGCAGTTAGAACATAAACAtgcttaaatatttgaaaatttaaaaaaaacaaaaactgacgtGATTAAAATCAAAAGTACTGCGCAGATCTAATAAATATTTCAACgtcaatgtttaaaaacaaatagcTCCGAATGCATTGAACTTAATCAATCAAGTTAAATGAAACCGAAAGGGAAACTTCCATATTTTGTCAATAATGATGGTTGAGCGTATTTATTGTTGAAAACCGCACGGTCGCTCGCACACTGACCTGAAGTAAGAGCTGCACGCGGCCAGCACCATTTTGTGGCACGGGAACTCGGTGTCGTCCACCAGCAGCACCACGTCCGTCAGCAGCTTCTGCTCGTAGAAGAACTTGAGCTGCTCCAGCAGGGAGACGGCGTAGTCCGCGTTGACCGGCCGGCGCTCGCCCAGACCCGACATGGTCGCATCACACGAGTCGCGCCCCAGCTTCGAAGAGTGCGCGCGGCTGGCCCGACCGGGCTCGATAGCGCcgggaagaaaaaaactgcGACCTGTGGGGGGGGTTCTGGGAGcgggaagaggaggaaaggggaTCAGACGGCGCCGCGTGTTCGACGCCAGTCGCTCGGCGGCTCCTCGGCGGGGGAGCGGGAGGCGAGAGGAGACGCTCGGCCGCTGCAGAGGAAGGTGGCGAGGTTGGAGGTCAGAAGTCATGCGGCGGCGAGGAGGCACCGGGGGGACGCGGGACCGGCGTCACAACACGGCCGCATCAGCGCCGGCCTGCGGGAGACAACCGGCGCAGCTGGGATGAGTCACGCTCCGCGGGGGGAACGCCGATGACCAACGCCCCCGAGGAATGTTTATTCCTGTTTTTCATATTAACAGCGCTTCACTCCAATGACTGTTCATAatatcacttttcttttttaggaTTATTTTCTTCCTTTCGGGTTTTGCGACGATATTTCGCCGCGGCCTTTCTTACTCGCTGCCGCTACTCTCCATCCCATCTCCGAAAAGGCGCATTTTCGAAGCTTCAGCATatgattttcattcatatttgcaGTCGCAGACATTTTGagagtggcactgaaaaaaagaCGCCATCATTCCATCTGTCTATGCCAATTATGTCTCCTCTCACAagcaattttttcaaaaacaattcacctaaaaatattttgttcccaAACcttgttttaatattattactGTCATctatttggcattataaaattAATCATGACAGATTCCACTGCTTATTACTGTTTGCATACATTTATCGTGGCTCGGTTTGCGCAAAAATGATTATTAATGTACAAGTAGATGTCTTATTTCGCGGCGGCaccgtggctcagctggtaaagcgtcagcGTCAATGTTTTGAGgatccgggtttgatcccggccccgcctgtttgtctcttatgtaccctgcaattggctggctgattgacagttcagggtgtaccccacctcctgcctgttgacagctgggataggctcccactccctgcgaccctcgtgaggataagcggcaaagaacctggatggatggatcgtctTATTTTGagtaaacaaaatataatctgtCTGCTCTCAAGGAAGGACGACATAAATTTGAGAATATTTTCGGTGGAGGCTCAACTCATGACTTGGGACAATTTGATGTCAAACAAAGGTTCGAAATGTTGATCATAAGTTGTCGATTAACTTTTCGATCATTTAGTTGTCGCTGAATCATTTGATTTTGACACTGAAAGAGCTGTCGATTATTTGATGCTCCGTGAGTTGTCGATTCATTGTTGCGCTTATCCTCAACGGGATCAACTTACTTTCTGAAAATGGCAATTTTGGTGCGGGAAAAGTTTTCTTCCACTTGGGAAGGCCGGAAACGGGATTCGAACAGAGAACCTTTGAACTGTGCTCAGCATTCTCTCACCGTGCTGCGTAACTCGGTTGGGAGAGAAGAAAATCTCGTAACGATGCCCGTGAGGTGTGATGTGACGCTAACGGCTAATCGGGActgttttgttcttgttgttgtttttaacaaaagtaCTTGAAACCTTGCCAGCGGGCAAACGGCAACATTCTGTTTAGCAACGCTAGAAGTGACTTTTCTGGCCATCACGTTTTGAATTCAGCCAGTCATCACCACCCCTTGTGTCCAACAACAAAGCTCGCTCTCCTATTTGAAgacaaaacgtgtttttttttttttttaggagtcaGGTCTTCGCCCTCCGACTTTGAATCGAGCCCTCGCCGAAATCACTACGTAACCTTCCGTACGCGGCTCAAGTAACGCTAGCAACGCCGCGGCCAGTTAGCAGCGTTAGCCGCTCGTCGTCACCGCCGCCGCAGCCGCCAGCCACGCCGCCCCCCACGAAAAGTCGAGCGCCTCCACCATTTTAGGAGTCAAACGCTGAAAGCTTCTATTTCCGTGAACAAACGTTAAAGCCAGGGAAGGCTCGAGAGAGCGGCCGTGGCCGTGAATCCCCCACACGGCTAAGCTAACGGCTAACAGCCAGCCAAAACCGCTTGCTTGCCTCAAAAGCCCTCAAACCCGAACgaaacacacgcacaaaaaaaattgttcttctCACGGTAGTTCGGCGATGACTCAGTTCGACGGAGCGCtaccaaaaacatgaataaaaaccTCGCCAGCGGGAGGTGTCTGGCGTAGTCCGAAAGGCGACTTTTGATGGTGACTGAGCTCGGGAGAGGAGACCTCGCCAGCTTCCAGTGCATTTTTTGAGCGCCCGAAAAGCATCGAGTGGAGGAGGCCGACGGAGCTCACTGCGCATGCGGGGGAAACTCACCGACCTGACAGTCACcacattcgttttttttttttttaaacctcaccTCAAACCTTTTTCAATGACACAACGATTATACtcaactaaaacattttttaatgtgataTCACCACATTGACTGGTTGTCTGTTTAtttgtcagtattttttttgggtgcttcGACAGACTGCGCATGCGTATAAAACTATACATAATATCTGATGTTATAATAACTACggttcagattatttttttattttatttaactctGCCCGATTTACACGGCGAGGACGATCACCCTTTCACTTCATTTTATGATATTTTATGGTTACTCCTCTTGGCAGCACACTGCGTTTGCGTTAATGTAGTTAAGATTATGCAAACCACATTTTTTATTCTTACAACCTCACTTCAATCGTGTCAATTGGcctatatttgaaataaaaaaaacgtttgttttGTGGCacattgtcttttattttttcatttttttttttttgcacaggtaTGTTCGCATCCAGGTGTGTGCAGTTAAAGTGATTATCAACATTTTAGCAAGATGGAGATCATTGCTTCCATTTCACAGCTTCTTGTTGCACGACTCGGACACGAAATTATGaggttttgttgatgtttttgttgcttCTGTGGTGTTTTGTTTCCGGCGGTTTGAGTAACgacggaaaaaaagaaaggaagacaTGGAAggtgagtaatttttttttttaattcagataCTTGCAGGCAGTCGCACCTCGGTTGCGAAATTTTAGAATAGGTGGCAAAACTATTCAAGATTGTGTATGagtgaaataaaattgatgtatatatatttttttatgtagctCAAttaggggaggaaaaaaaaaacatttccctccCATATTGTCAGATTTAGTTCAAATTACAGATTAGAATCTCAGCAGTAAAAGTAAACAGTGGGAAAATAGACACCTGAAATATGTagttacaaaataaatgtacttCATTGCCCACCACTTGTTTTATGGTTGGGAGGGAGGTGAATAAATTAGCGGCTGGaaatgttgtgattttttttttttttttgtattccagaTGGAGGCCACCCGCCGCATTCCTGCGGCAACGGGCAGCAGAGGAGTCACCACTCTCGACCTTTTTTCTACGTGCAGCCCCCATCGCAACCTTACTACGTTTATCCGCACTGGCAGATGAACAACCCCTACCACCACTACGGTCTTCCCGCTGGTATCGAACTAGAATCTAATCTATCTAGCATCAGCGAATGTGTGTGCATATCGCAGCGCAGCGGGGGCCCGTTGGTCGGCACGTCTGctttgcagttctgaggttcgggtTTCAAATCTGTCTTCCCGTTGTCCCCGCGCTTGCGTGGGCTTTCATTCCACATTCCACCAAAACGGCGGTTATCACAATTTTGGCATGTTTGCGGGTCCCTAAATCAAGTTTACCAGAAAGGGGGCGGCGCAATTCCCCGGCTTCCTCAGCCACTACGTCGTCTTTCTGTGGGGGATTAATTTTCCTAtgttagtttttaaaaaggctTTGGAGACGCACCGTAAAGTTTTACTGAAGCTCACTTTTTGTGTTCACAAATGCAGG contains:
- the kbtbd2 gene encoding kelch repeat and BTB domain-containing protein 2, producing MTSDLQPRHLPLQRPSVSSRLPLPRRGAAERLASNTRRRLIPFPPLPAPRTPPTGRSFFLPGAIEPGRASRAHSSKLGRDSCDATMSGLGERRPVNADYAVSLLEQLKFFYEQKLLTDVVLLVDDTEFPCHKMVLAACSSYFRAMFMGGLSESKQTHVSLRNVDAATLQIIITYAYTGHLAITDSTVEPLYETACFLQVEDALLQCRDYLVKKINPENCVRMLSIGDLFSCSELKQSAKRMVEHKFPTVYRQDAFLQLSHELLVDVLSSDNLNVEKEETVREAAMLWLEYNMEARSQHLSSVLSQIRIDALSEVTQRAWFQGLPPNDKSVVVQGLYKSMPKFFKPRLGMTKEEMLIFMEALAESPGIRVVMTSVPAAMVCYSPQAEKVYKLCNPPRNLQKVGTLVTPDNDVFIAGGEVVLENAFSRGGGLQVVVDAVDSFFWLDAQQNTWVAKTPMLCARLKPSLVYCDGCIYAVGGDNVGGDLDRRTVERYDRQKDEWSMVSPLPAAWSWSTCVAAHDRIYVLTHDVMYCYVPRADAWVEMALRKTSRCYASAAAFGDLIFYLGGLHVAGSSRAGPRLPPSAVEGSSLTVEIYDVNKNEWRQAANIPAKRYSDPCVRAVVLLDGLCVFMRETLMHERPKYAIYQYDVELDRWYLRQPVSERVLWELGDNFHCAVGKLYPSCLEESPWKPPAYLFSPDSAEEFDVDGELLPLV